In Centropristis striata isolate RG_2023a ecotype Rhode Island chromosome 5, C.striata_1.0, whole genome shotgun sequence, a single genomic region encodes these proteins:
- the LOC131971505 gene encoding tumor necrosis factor receptor superfamily member 14-like isoform X2 → MARALCCGPNEYKTRDGECCPMCAEGTVVRRDCTALSGTRCRACGESEPTYMNEPNGLDKCFSCSSCAQGQGLFAKQQCTATTNTVCDVINGYFCEVVKDDAGCSLAKKHATCLAGEMIQTPGTNRKDTVCAPCQPGYFSQHGVNCTAWTICSETQSKVQEGSTSSDVVCGSASRSHYIICIPALVSSLTVVGLLIRGKIK, encoded by the exons ATGGCAAGAGCGCTCTGCTGTGGTCCTAATGAATATAAAACAAGAGATGGGGAGTGCTGTCCGATGTGCGCCGAAG GTACAGTTGTTCGACGAGACTGCACAGCGCTGTCAGGCACACGGTGCCGCGCCTGTGGTGAAAGTGAACCGACCTATATGAACGAACCAAATGGACTGGACAAGTGTTTCTCTTGCTCCTCCTGTGCCCAAG GTCAGGGTCTCTTTGCCAAGCAGCAGTGCACAGCAACAACGAACACAGTTTGTGATGTTATAAATGGCTATTTTTGCGAAGTTGTAAAGGATGATGCAGGGTGCAGTttggcaaaaaaacatgcaacctGTTTGGCTGGTGAGATGATACAAACACCTG GAACCAACAGAAAGGATACGGTGTGTGCACCGTGCCAGCCAGGTTATTTTTCTCAGCATGGTGTGAATTGCACGGCTTGGACTAT TTGCTCAGAAACCCAAAGTAAAGTCCAGGAAGGAAGCACAAGCAGTGACGTTGTTTGTGGATCTGCTTCCAGAAGccattacattatttgtatacCTGCATTAGTATCATCATTAACAGTTGTTGGGCTTTTGATTAGAG gcaaaataaaataa
- the LOC131971505 gene encoding tumor necrosis factor receptor superfamily member 14-like isoform X1 — translation MRLPLVVFGYVAALMARALCCGPNEYKTRDGECCPMCAEGTVVRRDCTALSGTRCRACGESEPTYMNEPNGLDKCFSCSSCAQGQGLFAKQQCTATTNTVCDVINGYFCEVVKDDAGCSLAKKHATCLAGEMIQTPGTNRKDTVCAPCQPGYFSQHGVNCTAWTICSETQSKVQEGSTSSDVVCGSASRSHYIICIPALVSSLTVVGLLIRGKIK, via the exons ATGCGTTTACCTCTAGTGGTCTTCG GGTATGTGGCAGCCTTAATGGCAAGAGCGCTCTGCTGTGGTCCTAATGAATATAAAACAAGAGATGGGGAGTGCTGTCCGATGTGCGCCGAAG GTACAGTTGTTCGACGAGACTGCACAGCGCTGTCAGGCACACGGTGCCGCGCCTGTGGTGAAAGTGAACCGACCTATATGAACGAACCAAATGGACTGGACAAGTGTTTCTCTTGCTCCTCCTGTGCCCAAG GTCAGGGTCTCTTTGCCAAGCAGCAGTGCACAGCAACAACGAACACAGTTTGTGATGTTATAAATGGCTATTTTTGCGAAGTTGTAAAGGATGATGCAGGGTGCAGTttggcaaaaaaacatgcaacctGTTTGGCTGGTGAGATGATACAAACACCTG GAACCAACAGAAAGGATACGGTGTGTGCACCGTGCCAGCCAGGTTATTTTTCTCAGCATGGTGTGAATTGCACGGCTTGGACTAT TTGCTCAGAAACCCAAAGTAAAGTCCAGGAAGGAAGCACAAGCAGTGACGTTGTTTGTGGATCTGCTTCCAGAAGccattacattatttgtatacCTGCATTAGTATCATCATTAACAGTTGTTGGGCTTTTGATTAGAG gcaaaataaaataa